In the genome of Fervidobacterium thailandense, the window TATTGAAAGAGACAGTAATGAGTTGAGCTCCTTCATTCATGAGCTACACCTCCGAAGAAGAGTAACTAATAGAATGTTATTTGGTGTAGCTCGTTTTTTCAAGTATCATTCCTAACTTACTTTGGACAGGGTGTTATGTGACCGAAGGAGGTTTCCTTGTAAGCTTTGAAACGCCAAGACTTGTCGGTATCCCTCTTGCAAACCTTCGTGAAAACTTCACAAAGCGAATCGAGGTAACGGTAGAGTTCGCCAATACCCCTGACTCGCAAGGAACGTTCTCGCTGAGATATTCAAACTCAAAAATCAGGGACCCTCGCCTTATCGATCCGAAGAACTATCCGTTATTCCCCGGAACGACAGATTCGATGTCAATTCCGCCTACAAGAACTTTCACAGCAACTAACGTCTTCAACACTCCCGTTATGGACCCACAGGTCATTATAACGATCGAACCTCCAAAAAGACCGGATGGTACGGTCGATAGAACAAAGGCACCTCAGATACTGAGGATAACGTACAAGGTTTGGACAGAACCTGCTCAAGTACAAGTTAAAAGATTTTTGTGGATGAAAAGTAGATGATAAATCTAAATTCAAGCTGGAGGGTTCACATGAAGAGAGGAATAACGTTAGTTGAGGCACTAATTTCAATACTCATCATCTCTATGGCAATCGGAATAGCCACGCTAAGTGTTTCCAGGCTCATGTCGGCAGTTTATGGAAATTCAAAACTCGTTGAGCTGTCGGAAATACTCTTCAACACATGCGAAGAGCTTGTTTATCAAGATGTCTCTCGAATTCAGGAAGGTTCCAGAGAGATTGTGTACAACGGTAAAAAGTACGTGATACGTGTAAGGAAAGAGGTTTTAACTCCGCAGTATGTATTCAAAAGAGGAGACAGTATTGTAGCAAAACCACCAGAGCTGAGAACGGAACCAGTTACAAAGGTAATTGTTACCGTTTTAGATGATCAGAACAGATTCGTTACAGCCGAAATTATTCCAAAACAATAACAAAGCGGAGCAGGTGGTTCACTGATGAAAGTGAGAAAAGGTTACACTATGACGGAGTTAATGGTAGGATTGGTCATAATAGCGATCGTTCTTGGTATTAGTATTCCTGCCCTTTATATTCTTGCTACAAGGCTACCAACGGAGGCCACGATAACGACGGCTTCTGAGAGAGTTCTGTTTCTTCTTGCTGATGGTCGGCTTTTGAGCATTTCAGCCGAACAACCGGTAAAGTTTCGCTTTTCAAAGATAAGTAACGGTTTTTTGTTCCAGGTCTTTGTGGACAAGGAACTTGATGGCGTTCCCGACGACCCGAATTCCGTAAAGGAAGCAAGGCTTACCACCACGGAAGATAGGAGTTATGGAGAGATGAAAATCCTGTTCAACGGTTTAGAATTAAGCAACTTGGAGGATTTTTACATATACGATGGGGTGTTCATAAAGTACGCTCAGCAAAATTCTTCCACGGAATATTCGAATTACAGGATAGATTTCGTGTTGCGGAACCTGAGACGATCTATCGTCATTAGAGATTCCATGCCAAAGATAGAAGAAACTGGTAGGTGATTACGTGCTTTTAAGAAATAGAAGAGGCTTTACTCTCACCGAAGTATTAATCGTTTTGGTAATATTAACGATATTTTTCGCTATCCTTGTCACAATGGTACACGGTGTGGTGACGGCGTACCGGTTTTCGAAAACCACACTTCAAGCACTTTATGCTGAGAGCTACATACGTTTCTTTTTCGACATGCTCGAAAACGAACTACGGTGGGCCGGCAGTGGCACGCATTTGATGAGGGAAGGTTTTTCTTCATCACCTCCACCAACAGGAGATCCGGATCTACACAATCAGGTTAGATTCGGTAAGATGTCCGGAATAACACGTGTTAGATTTTCCGAAGTTTTGGATTACCTGTGGATAAGAACATGGGGAATTGATGTTCGTGTCGAAGGTCAGGAAATAGCTTTCTACCTGACTTATTTAAAAACCTATCCCGTTCTATTTAAAAGAGTCCCTAACATTACGAATAGATATGTTGCATTAAACACCGGATTTGTCGGAAAGTCCAACTGGGTAATTTCAGCAAGTAGACTTTCAACAGGAGCAAACGAATATTTCTCAACTTTGGTGAACGTATCTGTCACAATGCCCAACGGAACACCATTTACCGGCGGCGAGATAAGGAAAAATGACGAATTGAACATAGTGTGTCCGGGAAATGTCAAATGGCACGAGTATATTTATTTTGTGGTTGAGTCAGTGGGTCGAGGACTGTTTGGTATTGATTTCGGAGAAGGTTTTCGTAGGATAAGGGTAGCCTTCAACCCTTCAACAAGGACAATCTACGTAACTAAATACTCGCCTGTATCCGGCGCAAGCATCACCCAGAGAATTCTCGAAAACGTGAAAAATTTTGAGATTTACCTTGCAAGGCAAGGTGGAGCCGGTTTGGATTTTGAAAGAGTTGATCCTGCGACCTGGAATACGAGAAAACCTACCGTTGCCGTTAGCCAACTTGTCGGTTTTAAATTTCTCATCGAATGGGAGTCACCGTGGCTTGTTGGAGCAAGACCAATTTTGATCAGGAAAGAACGCGTGATTTTATTGCCTGAAGTTCTTGATTCGAGTATGTAGGAAAAGCGGGTGGTAAGTGTATGAAGAAAGGAATCATAACCATATCAGTTGCGTTGATTATTCTCATTATTTCTTCTATTTCCGTACTTTTTCTCTCGGGAATTATGAGGGAAATTTTCCAAACAGAACAAAGAATTACCGAATCAATTGAAAATTCTTACTCACGACTACTCATACTCTCCGGAACTAACATTTGGCAATATTTCCTTTCTATAAACGCTGCATACTGGGACTATATACGAACTGCCGACGACACAGGTCCAACGGCTCTAAATACGGAGATATCATTCAACACGGCCATCAACTTTGGTTTTCAAAGGTCCTCCACCACAAATTATACACTGAGCTCGCTTACAGTTTTCCACGAAGGTGCCCAGAAGCTTATGAGCGTACGATTCAATATTATAAAGAACGGGCAACCGTATCCTTACTCAGCTGTGGTCGATTTCGGATGGCCAGGCTTTTAAACTCATCCGCTATGAAAATCTTCCTAATCTTTTCAACACCTCACACGTTTCCTTGCCGCGTCCCATGGTGAATAAATGAACCCCCGGAGCTCCTTTTTCGAGGAGTTCGTTTATCAACTCGACGGTAAAGCTTACTCCAATTTCGAATTCTTCACTCTCTGTTCTTGCATCTTTCATTCGCTCAAGAAAACTTTGAGGAATGTTGACGAAGAATTTTTTTGGAATTGCGTAAACTGATTTCAAACTCACCACCGGTTTCACTCCTGGCAAGATAGGCACATCTACACCTACTCTTCGGCATCTTTCGACGAAATCAGCGTAAACATTTGCATCAAAGACCATCTGAGTTATCACAAAATGTGCTCCAGCATCAATTTTTCGCTTTAGGAATGAGATATCTTCATCTAAATTTGGTGACTCGAAATGTTTTTCCGGATACCCCGCTACTCCGATGCAGAAGTCCGTTTTTCTTTCCGGAATCTCCATGTACAAGTATTTCCCTTCGTTCATCTTCGCAATCTGTTCAACTAACTCGTAAGAATATGTGTAATCTCCTTTCTGTGGTGTCTTCGTTTCCTCACCGCGTACCACAAAGACATTTTCCACACCCATAATCCATAGATCAATGAGTAAATTTTCCATCTCGAATTTGTTCATACCCTTGCAAATCAGATGTGGTACAACCTCAATCTCATCACCATACCTTCTTAAGATGGCAGCCGTAAGTCCGACAGTCCCCGGACGCTTCATCTTGTACACCTTTTCAATCCTATCTCCAAACTCTACGTATTCCACTTCCACTGGGTGTCTTGTGATGTTTACGAACGAAATATCAAACTCCATAAGTTTATCTAACGTCTTGAAAATTTCATCTACATCTCCACCTTTTTTCGGAGGAATTATTTCAACGGATAATACTTTCTGACGCGATATCTTGTCGACAATCTTCATCTACCGTACTCCCCCTTTTATGAACAGGCTGACGATTTTAAAAATCCAAGCTTGAATCACGCTTGCTCCAAGCGAAGTGTCTTCCCAGCAACAGCGATTTTGTCATCAAGGATTGCTATAATACCTACGAAGTTGTCTCCCATTTCCTCTTGAGCAAGAATAGTTACTTTTTTCAAATCTTCCGCAATTTTAACCATGTTACCGTACCGAGTCGCAAAAGCATCTGCTATAGCCGCCTTTGTGGAAATAACGGTAACCGCATCAGCATTTCCAAAACTCAGCGAGTGTCCGATTTTCCCGGACGAAGTACAAACTCCGTACTCTCCACCAGGAAGAACTATGGCAATCCTGTTGAAAGGTGAATTGAAATTGGCAAAGACTCCTATCTTTATCTCTTCCTCCGTTTTCAGATAAATATCTCCGCCGTTTTCAACGATCACATTTCTTACACAAAAGCGTTCAGCCAACCGTTTTCCCACCCACTGAGCGATGGCTCCCGCAACCGCGGCCATAGGTCCAACACCAGCTAAGAAAGATGCGTGAATCATTTCATCAATTATTTCCCTGGTTGGTAGTGCGAAGTTGCTTTTCAGTTCTATGTGAATAGGCTCCAGCGTTTCGAAAAAAATAGAAGACTCAACTTTCAACTTTTCGAACATTTCGTAAGCATCCTTGACAAGGTCGTAAGCGAAATCAACCATTTCCACGGAAAACGAGTCCGTCGCAATTGCCAAATCAGTGTACTTATAGCGTACGAAAAACCGGGAATACTTATCACTCAGACGCGTTCGGTAAAACTTATTTGCAACAGGTACCTTCATTACACTCGTTTACCTCCAGTCTTTTCACCTGTAAGACTTCTACTTCAGGCAGAGGGAGCCCTATTGGACACACATCCTCGCAAAGTCTACATCCGGTACAAAGATTGCGAATAACAGTTACCTTCCCAGTCTCGTTAAACCTCAGGGCCCCAAAGTTACAGACACTGATGCATGCTCCACATCCTACGCACTCATTGTGAAGTGAGGACTTCAATCTTTCTATTTCCAGATCGATTTCCAAATTTTGCAAGATATCCAAATCGTCATTTGGTCTTGTCAACAAAGCTCGCTCTTCATTTAGCATCTCTACTGGTTTTGTCAGGTAGAACCTACCCTTTTCCACCCACTCTTTCAAAGTATTTGCAATTTCTCTTGCTTTCGACAAGCTCGATAGCGGACTGGTTCTAACCAGTTTTCCGAAAAGTTCAACCTCTCCGGAGAACAATTCGCTGTAAGTAACAACCCTAATCAACGGCTTTTCAGGTCTCGAATAATCCCTGATCTCGGTCTTCAGTTCGCGATTCGATAAGCTCAAATAAAACGCAATTTCTTCGTCGAGTACGGGAATAGGTACACCAACACCAACGAACAACGTAACACCGTAGTTTTTGAAATATGCCCCTCTCACGTATTCAGCGCTCATCTTCTTCGCATCCCCGATTAATGCCAAAGTTCTTGCAGGGACCATTGGTACTCCGTTTTCGTCTTCTTTCACGTTCGTTCTGAACTGGGTTCCATACCAAGCCACGTAACCAATCGTACCACCTAAGAAGATCCTCGTGCCTACACCAATAGTTCTAAGTTTGGGATCTTTCAAGAGTGGGCTGAGTTCACCGGAGGTCGAAAACGTGACGTTACCATAGTTTGGGAGTAGTTTCCCCATGTAAGTGTAAAGTATCCTATCTGAACCGTTCGTCGCTGCTGAGTAGTTTTGGTAAGCGTTTCGTGGATTGAAGAGGTAAAAATCGTTAATGGAGTGTTTGTCCACCAAGCCTTCATAATACCGTCTGGGATAGCAATCGGTTCCCTTGCCCCAGGCTTGCAGGAGAAGTTTTTCACCACGTATGAGTAGTTCTATCACATGCCCTCCGCCAAACGTTGGATCCTCCTCAGATTCAGCCGTTGCTCCTAAGTAACCGTCCACGGCTGCGATACCACCGTACACTGGTACACCGGCCAGTTTTATCCGCTCCATGCGCATTGGAGGAACGGTGTGTCCGAAGTTGATGAACGCACCACTGGAGCACATAGGTGCAAAGGTCCCTGTCGTTACCACGTCTACTTTCTTAAAAGCCGACTTAACTCCCTCTTCCTTGCACATTTTTATGAACTCTTCGGCAGTTAATACAACTGCTTCCCCGTTGGCAATCTTTTCGTTTATCTCATCTATCGTTCTCACCATCTTGACTCCCTCCCCAGAACTCGTCGTGAACTCTCCTTACAGCTTCCACTTCGGCTTCTTCAGGAACAATGAAGTACAGTGAGACCTCGGAGGCCCCAGCTGAAATCATCTCAACGTTAATTCCACCGTCCGCAACTGCTTTGAAAATTCTCGAAGCGATACCATGATGGTCAAGCAGACCTTCACCCACGACTGCGATCAGTGCTTTGTCATGCTTGAAAGTAACCTCTTCAATCTCGTTTAACCTAAGCGATTCAGCAAGTTTCATGACTCTTTCTCCGTCTTTTCGTGAAACGATTAGGCTGATGCATGTCTGCGATGTAATAACGAACTTTATATTTATCCCCGCACTTGCAACAGCTCTTGCGATTTCGCCCAAGACACCGGGTACACGTCCAAGGTTCCGTCCTTTAAACTGCACGATTGCTATATCCCTGCTTGACGAGATACTCTTTACACAAGAATCCACCTTCGTCTTCTCTGGAACAATCCGTGTGCATCTATTTAAGTCAAATCCGTTTGTCACATCACATATGTAAAGTGGTATATTCCTAAGCCTCAGTGGATCGACGGCATTGTAGTGTAGCACTTTTGCACCAAAATAAGAGAGCTCATCAGCCTCATCGTAGCTCAAAGTTGAAACTAAAGACGGACAGCTTACCGCCCTTGGATCACCGGTCAAGAAGCCTGGAACATCTTTAAACAAGGCAACGTACTCGGCTCTCAAGCAATACCCTAACGCGGTAGCTGTGTAATCACTTCCCCCACGACCAAGTATGGTGATATCCCCGCTCGGAGAAGCACCGTAAAATCCAGGGACGATGACATCATTCGATATCCATTTGTCTACATTGGCAAGTATGTTCTCCTCAGTTCGCTCCAAAATAATCGTTGCACCACCGAACTTCCCGTCAGTTACTATAAAATCCTTTGGATCCATTAGAGAAAAGTCCAAACCGTT includes:
- a CDS encoding pilus assembly FimT family protein, producing MKVRKGYTMTELMVGLVIIAIVLGISIPALYILATRLPTEATITTASERVLFLLADGRLLSISAEQPVKFRFSKISNGFLFQVFVDKELDGVPDDPNSVKEARLTTTEDRSYGEMKILFNGLELSNLEDFYIYDGVFIKYAQQNSSTEYSNYRIDFVLRNLRRSIVIRDSMPKIEETGR
- a CDS encoding aspartate kinase; amino-acid sequence: MKFAILKFGGSNFKSVGDVQHVISILTSLKKSSQDMRYVVVVSALYGVTDKLVNALRNLRDIEINNFLDDLYKFHRNFLGNDDDKLRSIVFSIEGFLLGAQLIGRVPDFVYDTVVSHGERCSAYVLSEIFRKNGLDFSLMDPKDFIVTDGKFGGATIILERTEENILANVDKWISNDVIVPGFYGASPSGDITILGRGGSDYTATALGYCLRAEYVALFKDVPGFLTGDPRAVSCPSLVSTLSYDEADELSYFGAKVLHYNAVDPLRLRNIPLYICDVTNGFDLNRCTRIVPEKTKVDSCVKSISSSRDIAIVQFKGRNLGRVPGVLGEIARAVASAGINIKFVITSQTCISLIVSRKDGERVMKLAESLRLNEIEEVTFKHDKALIAVVGEGLLDHHGIASRIFKAVADGGINVEMISAGASEVSLYFIVPEEAEVEAVRRVHDEFWGGSQDGENDR
- a CDS encoding type II secretion system protein; this encodes MKRGITLVEALISILIISMAIGIATLSVSRLMSAVYGNSKLVELSEILFNTCEELVYQDVSRIQEGSREIVYNGKKYVIRVRKEVLTPQYVFKRGDSIVAKPPELRTEPVTKVIVTVLDDQNRFVTAEIIPKQ
- a CDS encoding UPF0280 family protein, which produces MKVPVANKFYRTRLSDKYSRFFVRYKYTDLAIATDSFSVEMVDFAYDLVKDAYEMFEKLKVESSIFFETLEPIHIELKSNFALPTREIIDEMIHASFLAGVGPMAAVAGAIAQWVGKRLAERFCVRNVIVENGGDIYLKTEEEIKIGVFANFNSPFNRIAIVLPGGEYGVCTSSGKIGHSLSFGNADAVTVISTKAAIADAFATRYGNMVKIAEDLKKVTILAQEEMGDNFVGIIAILDDKIAVAGKTLRLEQA
- a CDS encoding type II secretion system protein; translation: MLLRNRRGFTLTEVLIVLVILTIFFAILVTMVHGVVTAYRFSKTTLQALYAESYIRFFFDMLENELRWAGSGTHLMREGFSSSPPPTGDPDLHNQVRFGKMSGITRVRFSEVLDYLWIRTWGIDVRVEGQEIAFYLTYLKTYPVLFKRVPNITNRYVALNTGFVGKSNWVISASRLSTGANEYFSTLVNVSVTMPNGTPFTGGEIRKNDELNIVCPGNVKWHEYIYFVVESVGRGLFGIDFGEGFRRIRVAFNPSTRTIYVTKYSPVSGASITQRILENVKNFEIYLARQGGAGLDFERVDPATWNTRKPTVAVSQLVGFKFLIEWESPWLVGARPILIRKERVILLPEVLDSSM
- a CDS encoding homocysteine biosynthesis protein encodes the protein MVRTIDEINEKIANGEAVVLTAEEFIKMCKEEGVKSAFKKVDVVTTGTFAPMCSSGAFINFGHTVPPMRMERIKLAGVPVYGGIAAVDGYLGATAESEEDPTFGGGHVIELLIRGEKLLLQAWGKGTDCYPRRYYEGLVDKHSINDFYLFNPRNAYQNYSAATNGSDRILYTYMGKLLPNYGNVTFSTSGELSPLLKDPKLRTIGVGTRIFLGGTIGYVAWYGTQFRTNVKEDENGVPMVPARTLALIGDAKKMSAEYVRGAYFKNYGVTLFVGVGVPIPVLDEEIAFYLSLSNRELKTEIRDYSRPEKPLIRVVTYSELFSGEVELFGKLVRTSPLSSLSKAREIANTLKEWVEKGRFYLTKPVEMLNEERALLTRPNDDLDILQNLEIDLEIERLKSSLHNECVGCGACISVCNFGALRFNETGKVTVIRNLCTGCRLCEDVCPIGLPLPEVEVLQVKRLEVNECNEGTCCK
- a CDS encoding methylenetetrahydrofolate reductase, yielding MKIVDKISRQKVLSVEIIPPKKGGDVDEIFKTLDKLMEFDISFVNITRHPVEVEYVEFGDRIEKVYKMKRPGTVGLTAAILRRYGDEIEVVPHLICKGMNKFEMENLLIDLWIMGVENVFVVRGEETKTPQKGDYTYSYELVEQIAKMNEGKYLYMEIPERKTDFCIGVAGYPEKHFESPNLDEDISFLKRKIDAGAHFVITQMVFDANVYADFVERCRRVGVDVPILPGVKPVVSLKSVYAIPKKFFVNIPQSFLERMKDARTESEEFEIGVSFTVELINELLEKGAPGVHLFTMGRGKETCEVLKRLGRFS